In Thermorudis peleae, a genomic segment contains:
- a CDS encoding inorganic diphosphatase, producing the protein MTHGQDDCITAMIEDPAGSTVRHVLDPEHGWITYQHPYARRPWPANYGFLPGTYNPADDDPLDVIVLAASSLPTGTTTRVRPIGLFRRPDGDHKVLAVVCDDPVYGHARQLADLPPHVMTAIEEWFADWTVVLGWEDASATRALIANGQAAHSARAQQRRDSIHGHSSD; encoded by the coding sequence ATGACGCATGGACAGGACGATTGCATCACTGCCATGATCGAAGACCCGGCGGGGAGCACGGTTCGCCACGTCCTTGATCCTGAGCATGGCTGGATAACCTACCAGCATCCATACGCCCGGCGCCCCTGGCCAGCAAACTATGGCTTCCTGCCGGGTACCTATAACCCGGCCGATGACGATCCCCTGGACGTGATCGTCCTGGCAGCATCCTCGCTCCCGACAGGAACAACCACGCGTGTCCGCCCGATCGGACTCTTCCGCCGTCCAGATGGCGATCATAAGGTCCTTGCTGTTGTCTGTGACGACCCGGTCTACGGCCATGCCCGGCAACTCGCTGACCTTCCGCCACACGTCATGACAGCAATCGAGGAGTGGTTTGCTGACTGGACCGTTGTCCTTGGGTGGGAAGACGCCTCAGCTACCCGTGCGCTGATCGCCAACGGACAGGCAGCACACTCTGCACGCGCACAACAACGGAGGGATAGCATTCATGGACACTCCTCAGACTGA
- the galE gene encoding UDP-glucose 4-epimerase GalE: MDTPQTDAVRHRPSQQGGLHILVTGGAGYIGAFVTRALQEAGHDVIVFDNLSQGHRAAVCAPLVVGDLTNPADVAALFAHHQFDAVVHLAACISVGESVRDPAKYVRVNLGGSIQLLDACIQHGVRWIVFSSTSEVYGEAQYLPLDEAHPTNPSNPYGATKLAVEQMLHWYDQAYGIRSISLRYFNAAGAALDGSLGEDHRPEEHLIPNAIRGALGLQPFQLTSAPVETPDGTTIRDYVHVLDLADAHVRAIEVLREGHPTDAINLGSGVGYSTKEVITTIQRLTGIDFPVERGEPRPGEPPIKYASYAKAERVLGWRPRYDLKVMIESALRWHQRFPNGYPE, from the coding sequence ATGGACACTCCTCAGACTGATGCAGTGCGACACCGCCCGTCGCAGCAGGGCGGGCTCCACATCCTCGTAACGGGTGGCGCTGGTTACATCGGCGCGTTTGTCACCCGTGCCTTGCAGGAAGCCGGTCACGACGTCATCGTCTTCGATAATTTGTCACAAGGCCATCGCGCCGCCGTTTGCGCGCCGCTTGTTGTCGGCGACCTCACCAACCCAGCTGATGTGGCAGCACTGTTTGCCCACCACCAATTCGACGCAGTCGTGCATCTGGCTGCGTGTATTTCCGTCGGCGAATCGGTACGGGATCCAGCCAAGTACGTGCGCGTCAACCTCGGCGGTTCGATTCAGCTCCTTGATGCGTGTATCCAGCACGGAGTGCGCTGGATTGTCTTCTCGTCAACATCAGAGGTCTACGGGGAAGCGCAGTACCTCCCCCTTGACGAAGCGCACCCGACGAATCCGAGCAATCCCTACGGAGCAACCAAGCTCGCCGTCGAGCAGATGCTGCACTGGTACGATCAAGCCTATGGCATTCGCTCGATCAGCCTGCGCTACTTTAACGCGGCCGGAGCAGCGCTTGACGGCTCGCTCGGCGAGGACCATCGCCCTGAAGAGCACCTTATCCCCAACGCAATCCGTGGTGCCCTCGGGCTTCAGCCGTTCCAGCTGACCTCTGCCCCAGTTGAGACGCCAGATGGCACAACGATCCGTGACTACGTTCATGTCCTCGATTTGGCTGATGCCCATGTCCGTGCAATTGAGGTGTTACGCGAGGGTCATCCGACGGACGCCATAAACCTGGGCAGCGGCGTCGGCTACTCAACGAAGGAGGTCATCACCACTATTCAACGGCTAACCGGCATTGATTTCCCGGTTGAACGTGGGGAGCCGCGGCCAGGCGAGCCACCGATCAAGTACGCTTCATACGCGAAAGCGGAACGGGTGCTGGGCTGGCGACCACGCTATGACCTCAAGGTGATGATTGAGAGTGCACTTCGCTGGCACCAGCGATTCCCGAACGGCTATCCGGAGTAA
- a CDS encoding FtsB family cell division protein produces the protein MQIDRGRIQASALILLALGVTLYFSVAFGQQAWRARQLQAQVNERQQQLTTLQHEHDALAAELAQYSGPQYRSYVEQTARRELGLAYPGETVVIVHWQDTATPTPTPIAGPSSSPNTTSPNWRRWLELFHLPMP, from the coding sequence ATGCAGATCGACCGGGGACGGATCCAGGCCTCAGCGCTCATCCTTCTTGCACTCGGTGTGACGCTCTATTTTAGCGTTGCGTTTGGCCAGCAAGCCTGGCGTGCGCGCCAGCTGCAGGCACAAGTGAACGAGCGGCAGCAACAACTAACCACCTTGCAGCACGAGCATGACGCCCTTGCTGCTGAACTTGCTCAGTACTCTGGGCCACAATACCGATCCTATGTTGAGCAGACTGCCCGGCGAGAGCTTGGCCTGGCGTATCCCGGCGAGACAGTCGTCATTGTCCATTGGCAGGACACCGCCACACCAACGCCTACACCAATCGCTGGACCCTCTTCTTCGCCAAACACTACATCACCAAACTGGCGTCGCTGGCTCGAGCTCTTCCACCTGCCGATGCCCTAA
- the smc gene encoding chromosome segregation protein SMC, with the protein MGVRLKRLVLHGFKSFAEPVELVFEPGITAIVGPNGSGKSNIVEAIRWVLGEQSPASWRGRRSDDVIFAGGQGRAALGMAEVSLTLEQDDQSLGLPFPEITVTRRVFRDGEQQYLLNGTRVRLRDMLRLAAALGAEHVIINQGQVEAVLQQRPSERRALVEHAAGLSVVRARQQEALRDLADAEAHAARLDDLLRELEPHLAALAQAAQAAEEARAARLALHDCLEQLYAWRWHEVQQALGQQTARLVDCEQALAAAQAQLAQAVAAEQATQAAVQDAEHAVACATQAAQAQAERVRQLQHEHQLAHAQAQAVAVRLHDLTRQQQAFNHEATALEEELERLSVRLQHLQAERQALEEEIAARERRVETTARERSQYQAQLRQLQHEESALAREQAALEATIEQQQRTLAQLREEHAQLHQRLQAHEAALAAHRQQALQAEQERDAAAARAERATAAQAAARDLLATREAEHTTARRRVLEIERALASVLARLEAIEQARALDATRAIQTVLQAAQAGTLHGIYGTLSTLLDVPPRYERAIEATLGGRLSDIVVARWADAEAAVAYLKQTRAGRATFHPLDTIRSSTSSLSPLLLRETGVHGIAAHLVTCEPAVLPVVQLLLGRVLVVDNLPVAHRLLALLPAGWTMVTLDGDVVRSSGSVTGGAARRERGVLALERERRECEAARTRLQAELEEAQGQEQAASQAVRAAQQTLEQARRAADAEAAALRQAQLAVERAQQEIRAAEAALAHDAERLRQLEQALHQAAEAHAMATAQLASVSTALAERSAARQQLEAQLAASDDAEERAALAAAQRRLAALTSALNEVRSQYDTQSRQRARVQERQAALVAEREQLEHEQAKALQTVERLAHALAEAERLAHEARAAQMAAEERLATARAQAHVRASERVAAERAVAAAQAALERQHAALERTRDAARHLLEQATLELDEPAGTERADIEARLQARAASLPAALDSRMLEHQARHLRARWQRLRHAESEAAIVQYQAEKARYDRLRRELNDVRQAAQTIRETLRTLDQQIAQAYRRTVRALDQAFRQACRELFGGGTARLIDQEGEQGGIDLIVQPPGKKVRSLSALSGGERALAALALLVAMLRVHPTPFCVFDEVDAALDEANAGRVSSLLQHLAQQTQLIIVTHNRVTIEAATILYGVTMGSDGASRVLSLRLPTDQATNAAD; encoded by the coding sequence GTGGGAGTACGCCTCAAGCGACTGGTCCTGCACGGGTTCAAGAGCTTTGCCGAGCCGGTTGAATTGGTCTTTGAGCCGGGAATTACCGCGATCGTTGGGCCAAACGGCTCGGGAAAGTCCAACATTGTCGAGGCCATTCGTTGGGTGCTCGGCGAACAAAGTCCGGCCTCCTGGCGAGGACGACGCAGCGATGACGTGATTTTCGCTGGCGGCCAGGGGCGGGCTGCACTTGGCATGGCCGAGGTAAGTTTGACACTTGAACAGGATGACCAGTCGCTCGGGCTGCCGTTTCCTGAGATCACCGTCACCCGTCGCGTCTTCCGTGATGGTGAGCAACAGTATCTGCTCAATGGCACTCGTGTTCGCTTGCGTGACATGCTGCGACTTGCTGCGGCACTCGGAGCAGAGCACGTCATCATCAACCAAGGGCAGGTTGAGGCAGTACTCCAGCAGCGCCCCAGCGAGCGACGCGCGTTGGTTGAGCACGCGGCTGGCTTAAGCGTCGTCCGGGCACGGCAGCAAGAGGCACTACGCGATTTAGCAGACGCTGAAGCGCACGCAGCCCGGCTCGATGACCTCCTGCGCGAGCTTGAACCTCACCTGGCGGCGCTTGCCCAGGCAGCGCAGGCAGCAGAAGAGGCCCGAGCGGCACGCCTTGCCCTCCACGATTGCCTTGAACAGCTCTACGCCTGGCGTTGGCACGAAGTGCAGCAGGCACTCGGCCAACAGACTGCCCGTCTTGTGGATTGCGAACAGGCACTTGCCGCCGCCCAAGCCCAACTGGCCCAGGCAGTCGCCGCTGAGCAGGCCACCCAAGCAGCGGTCCAGGATGCTGAGCACGCAGTTGCCTGCGCGACACAAGCCGCCCAAGCGCAAGCCGAACGGGTGCGGCAACTCCAGCACGAGCATCAGCTTGCGCACGCTCAGGCACAGGCTGTAGCAGTCCGGCTTCATGATCTCACGCGGCAGCAACAGGCATTCAACCACGAAGCGACTGCACTGGAAGAGGAACTCGAGCGGCTTTCTGTGCGACTGCAGCACCTCCAGGCTGAGCGCCAGGCCCTCGAAGAAGAGATCGCCGCTCGCGAACGTCGCGTGGAGACAACCGCGCGTGAACGCAGTCAGTACCAGGCACAACTCCGCCAACTCCAGCATGAGGAGAGCGCGCTCGCTAGAGAACAAGCCGCGCTCGAGGCCACAATCGAGCAGCAGCAACGCACGCTTGCACAACTACGTGAGGAACATGCCCAGTTACACCAGCGTCTGCAAGCGCATGAAGCCGCGCTAGCTGCACATCGACAACAGGCACTGCAGGCTGAGCAAGAGCGTGACGCCGCCGCGGCCCGCGCTGAGCGCGCTACTGCAGCACAAGCAGCGGCTCGCGACCTTCTCGCTACACGCGAAGCCGAGCACACTACAGCACGCCGCCGCGTGCTCGAGATCGAACGCGCGTTAGCCAGCGTACTTGCACGGTTGGAAGCAATCGAACAAGCACGCGCACTCGACGCGACGCGCGCAATACAGACAGTGCTGCAGGCAGCGCAGGCCGGCACGCTTCACGGCATCTACGGAACGCTGAGTACACTCCTCGACGTGCCACCACGCTACGAGCGCGCAATCGAGGCAACACTCGGCGGGCGACTCTCCGACATCGTCGTCGCACGGTGGGCTGACGCTGAAGCCGCTGTAGCCTATCTCAAGCAGACACGAGCTGGTCGAGCAACCTTTCATCCTCTCGACACAATCCGATCATCGACGAGTAGTCTTTCGCCGCTCTTGCTCCGTGAAACGGGCGTGCACGGCATCGCGGCTCACCTTGTCACGTGTGAGCCAGCTGTGCTGCCAGTAGTACAGCTGCTACTTGGCCGAGTGCTGGTCGTCGACAACCTACCAGTAGCCCACCGCCTTCTCGCCCTGCTCCCAGCTGGCTGGACAATGGTGACTTTGGACGGTGATGTGGTACGGAGCAGCGGCAGTGTTACTGGCGGTGCAGCGCGGCGTGAGCGCGGGGTGCTCGCACTCGAACGTGAGCGCCGTGAATGCGAGGCAGCGCGAACGCGGCTCCAAGCCGAGCTTGAAGAAGCCCAAGGTCAGGAGCAAGCCGCCTCCCAGGCGGTGCGCGCTGCGCAGCAAACCCTTGAGCAAGCACGGCGTGCAGCCGATGCTGAAGCGGCAGCCTTGCGCCAGGCTCAACTCGCCGTCGAGCGCGCCCAACAGGAGATCCGTGCTGCCGAAGCAGCACTCGCCCATGATGCCGAGCGGCTTCGCCAGCTGGAACAAGCACTTCACCAGGCTGCTGAGGCCCACGCAATGGCAACAGCACAGCTTGCTTCTGTGTCAACAGCGCTTGCGGAACGTAGCGCCGCCCGGCAACAACTTGAGGCTCAGCTGGCAGCCAGTGATGATGCCGAAGAACGCGCAGCCTTGGCTGCAGCCCAGCGACGACTCGCGGCGTTGACGAGCGCCCTCAATGAAGTCCGGTCGCAGTACGACACCCAGAGCCGACAGCGAGCGCGCGTGCAAGAGCGGCAAGCCGCTCTGGTCGCAGAACGCGAGCAACTGGAGCACGAACAGGCGAAGGCGCTGCAGACTGTGGAGCGCTTGGCGCACGCACTTGCCGAGGCTGAGCGACTCGCTCACGAGGCCCGCGCAGCCCAAATGGCTGCTGAAGAGCGGCTTGCGACAGCCCGAGCGCAAGCGCATGTGCGCGCGAGCGAGCGAGTGGCGGCTGAGCGAGCTGTGGCAGCGGCACAGGCCGCGCTGGAACGTCAGCACGCTGCACTGGAACGAACTCGGGATGCAGCTCGGCACCTGCTTGAACAAGCCACCCTCGAACTCGATGAGCCGGCTGGTACCGAACGGGCGGACATCGAAGCGCGACTTCAGGCCCGCGCTGCGAGCCTGCCCGCGGCACTCGACAGCCGCATGCTTGAACACCAAGCCCGTCACCTCCGCGCCCGCTGGCAACGCCTGCGCCATGCTGAAAGTGAGGCTGCAATTGTCCAGTACCAAGCAGAGAAAGCGCGATACGATCGACTCCGCCGTGAACTGAACGATGTCCGCCAAGCGGCTCAGACGATCCGCGAGACGCTGCGTACGCTCGATCAGCAAATTGCACAGGCGTATCGCCGTACAGTCCGCGCACTTGATCAGGCATTCCGCCAGGCATGTCGTGAGCTGTTCGGCGGCGGCACTGCTCGCCTCATTGACCAGGAGGGGGAGCAAGGGGGCATCGATCTCATCGTCCAACCACCAGGCAAGAAGGTGCGCAGTTTGAGTGCGCTCTCTGGCGGAGAGCGGGCGCTGGCAGCGCTGGCGCTACTCGTCGCAATGCTCCGCGTCCACCCTACCCCCTTCTGCGTCTTCGACGAAGTTGATGCCGCGCTGGACGAGGCCAACGCTGGGCGCGTCAGCTCCTTGCTGCAGCACCTCGCCCAGCAAACGCAACTCATTATCGTCACACACAACCGGGTGACGATTGAGGCTGCGACCATCCTTTACGGTGTTACGATGGGGAGTGACGGGGCCAGCCGCGTTCTCTCACTCCGCCTCCCTACCGACCAGGCAACCAACGCTGCCGATTGA
- a CDS encoding LuxR C-terminal-related transcriptional regulator, whose protein sequence is MIGSVTLPSAARVGSSSAERASVRAIIAGGHGLFRQALRHYLEVTAKVRVLAELSDGLQLLDMVERWQPHVLLVDAELPGVDLPVVILRAKQEMPQVRAIIFGVPTDEHSVVQLLGAGADACLVRDTPLAEVVSALREVCAGGTVLSPALTAIVVRELRRLMSVHGTTAVVRLTPRERQFLALVAAGMSNKEIAAALSLAESTVKNRLSLLFEKLGVRDRTQAAIYAVLHGLLNTAN, encoded by the coding sequence ATGATAGGGAGCGTTACACTACCCTCTGCCGCCCGCGTGGGTTCATCGTCAGCCGAGAGGGCGAGTGTGCGAGCCATCATCGCCGGCGGGCACGGATTGTTTCGTCAGGCGTTACGTCATTATCTCGAAGTGACCGCCAAAGTGCGGGTGCTCGCCGAGTTGAGTGATGGCCTGCAACTACTCGACATGGTGGAGCGGTGGCAGCCACATGTTCTCTTAGTTGATGCTGAACTACCAGGAGTTGACTTGCCGGTCGTCATTCTGCGCGCCAAACAGGAGATGCCGCAGGTCCGGGCGATTATCTTCGGCGTGCCGACCGATGAGCATAGCGTTGTTCAATTGCTCGGTGCTGGAGCCGATGCCTGCCTTGTCCGCGATACGCCGCTTGCGGAAGTGGTGAGTGCGTTGCGGGAAGTCTGTGCTGGCGGTACGGTATTGAGTCCAGCGCTGACTGCCATTGTCGTGCGAGAACTGCGGCGGCTCATGTCCGTTCACGGGACAACCGCTGTCGTGCGCTTGACCCCGCGTGAGCGCCAGTTCTTGGCGCTCGTTGCCGCTGGTATGAGCAATAAGGAGATTGCTGCGGCGCTCAGTCTTGCCGAGAGCACGGTCAAAAATCGTCTTTCCTTGCTCTTTGAGAAGCTTGGTGTCCGTGATCGAACGCAGGCAGCGATTTACGCTGTGCTGCACGGCCTGCTGAACACGGCCAATTAG
- a CDS encoding sulfurtransferase: MMRAKARYTIQARALIYWGWIVLAGLLAGCGQPAFGASPTPPAPPSAYPNGTLLITAPQLAAELGDTQLRLLDARPLHAYNAGHIPGARHAWWQDTIEVHNDIYGMLTGEPGRAALVQAWGIRPGVHVVVYDDQGGRDAARILWVLHVLGFRAVQILDGGWQAWQAANLPTTRTVPLSSSAGDWPVSQLDYRVLIGAEDVLRIVQTHSALIIDDRTPAERDETWNGQLRRGHIPGAIHWPWDQLFTPGPIPFIRPPHELQAELAALGITPDRPIVVYGLDGPHAAIAYLAFTLLGYPSVRVYDGSWAQWGSSKSTMPVELSQ, encoded by the coding sequence ATGATGCGGGCAAAGGCACGGTACACAATCCAAGCGCGGGCGCTCATCTATTGGGGATGGATTGTCCTGGCAGGATTGCTAGCTGGCTGTGGCCAACCGGCATTCGGCGCTTCCCCAACGCCGCCCGCACCGCCATCAGCCTATCCTAACGGCACACTCCTTATTACCGCACCACAACTGGCAGCAGAACTTGGAGATACCCAGCTGCGTCTGCTCGATGCTCGTCCGCTTCACGCGTATAACGCTGGGCACATTCCCGGCGCTCGCCATGCCTGGTGGCAAGACACTATTGAAGTACACAACGATATCTATGGCATGCTCACTGGCGAGCCTGGACGGGCTGCGCTCGTTCAGGCCTGGGGGATTCGTCCCGGGGTGCATGTCGTCGTCTACGATGACCAGGGAGGGCGTGACGCTGCACGAATTCTCTGGGTACTGCACGTGCTGGGGTTCCGAGCCGTGCAAATACTCGATGGTGGCTGGCAAGCCTGGCAGGCAGCTAACCTTCCGACAACCCGCACCGTGCCGCTCTCGTCCTCGGCCGGAGACTGGCCGGTCAGCCAGCTTGACTACCGCGTGCTGATCGGAGCAGAGGACGTGCTCCGTATCGTGCAAACCCACTCGGCGCTCATCATCGATGATCGGACTCCTGCTGAGCGAGACGAAACATGGAACGGCCAGCTTCGCCGTGGACACATTCCGGGGGCAATTCATTGGCCATGGGATCAGCTCTTCACTCCAGGACCAATCCCGTTCATTCGTCCGCCACACGAACTGCAGGCTGAACTAGCCGCTCTCGGTATTACGCCTGACCGACCGATCGTCGTCTACGGGCTAGACGGCCCGCATGCCGCTATTGCTTACCTTGCGTTTACGCTGCTTGGCTACCCTTCAGTACGTGTCTACGATGGATCGTGGGCACAATGGGGAAGCAGCAAGAGCACGATGCCCGTGGAGCTGAGCCAATGA
- a CDS encoding SIMPL domain-containing protein: MSRERLISLLIVVGGLVVIGSGMLARAWFTAIPGKPVAAETTAPTHQISVTGEGTVSVTPDVAHLVLGVDLRGPTLGPIQQEAAQRMQAILQALQQHGAQADRIRTVTYTVAIQTDQSGHPIGYQVRDVIDVPIQPIDQAGPALDAAITAGATVVEGVRFTHDDLTDAMRQARERAVQDAQTKARQLATAAGISLGPVISLTENTVTPLPAETRVAAGATPSTPLPPGELTVRVTVNVVYSIP, encoded by the coding sequence ATGTCTCGCGAACGACTCATCAGCTTACTCATTGTCGTAGGCGGTCTCGTGGTCATCGGTTCGGGCATGCTGGCACGTGCATGGTTCACCGCCATACCAGGCAAGCCAGTCGCTGCTGAGACAACGGCGCCGACGCATCAGATCAGCGTGACCGGCGAAGGCACAGTTTCAGTCACTCCCGATGTCGCACACCTTGTGCTTGGCGTCGATCTCCGTGGCCCAACGCTTGGACCGATCCAGCAGGAAGCCGCACAGCGGATGCAGGCCATTTTGCAAGCGCTCCAGCAGCATGGAGCACAAGCGGACCGAATCCGTACCGTGACATACACCGTCGCCATTCAGACTGACCAAAGCGGGCACCCGATTGGTTACCAAGTGCGTGATGTGATCGATGTCCCAATCCAGCCGATCGATCAGGCCGGACCAGCACTCGACGCCGCAATCACTGCTGGAGCAACCGTCGTTGAGGGCGTTCGTTTCACTCATGACGATCTCACTGATGCGATGCGTCAAGCACGGGAGCGGGCTGTCCAAGACGCCCAGACCAAAGCCCGGCAACTCGCGACAGCAGCTGGCATAAGCCTTGGTCCCGTCATTTCTCTGACAGAGAACACGGTGACGCCATTGCCAGCAGAAACACGCGTTGCGGCCGGGGCAACGCCGAGCACCCCCTTACCCCCCGGCGAGCTCACGGTTCGGGTGACGGTCAATGTCGTCTATAGCATCCCCTGA
- a CDS encoding 3-keto-5-aminohexanoate cleavage protein: MDKVIISVAVTGSWTTRQHTPYVPLTPEEIAQHVVDSWREGAAIAHIHVRDDEGRPTSDPQRYARVRELVRAQGCDVVLNFTTGGGAGQASEEERLAPVRLRPEIASFDAGSLNFNDRVFVNSPQFLERLAQEMLTYGVKPEIECFDTGHIENARRLIDRGLIQPPFWFQLVLGVRGGAPATADQLVHMVRQLPPGAHWSVCAIGRHQLPMNLIALAMGGHVRTGLEDNVYYHYRVLAESNAQLVARLVRIARECGREIASPADVRALLQLTPQPDILSS; encoded by the coding sequence ATGGACAAGGTGATCATCTCTGTTGCCGTAACAGGCAGCTGGACGACACGCCAGCACACGCCCTATGTCCCGCTAACACCAGAGGAGATCGCGCAGCACGTCGTCGATAGCTGGCGTGAAGGCGCGGCAATCGCCCATATTCACGTGCGCGACGATGAAGGCCGGCCAACCTCCGATCCACAGCGGTACGCTCGTGTTCGTGAGCTTGTCCGCGCTCAGGGGTGCGATGTCGTCCTCAACTTCACGACTGGCGGAGGTGCTGGTCAGGCAAGTGAGGAGGAACGTCTTGCGCCGGTGCGCCTTCGGCCAGAGATCGCCTCGTTCGATGCGGGTTCGCTCAACTTTAACGACCGTGTCTTCGTCAATTCGCCGCAGTTCCTCGAGCGCCTTGCCCAGGAAATGCTTACCTATGGCGTCAAGCCGGAAATCGAGTGCTTCGACACCGGCCACATCGAAAATGCGCGTCGTCTCATCGACCGAGGGCTTATCCAGCCACCGTTTTGGTTCCAGCTTGTGCTTGGCGTCCGGGGTGGTGCACCAGCCACGGCTGACCAGCTCGTCCATATGGTGCGTCAGCTACCACCCGGTGCCCACTGGTCGGTTTGCGCCATCGGCCGTCACCAGCTTCCGATGAATCTCATTGCCCTCGCGATGGGCGGGCATGTCCGCACCGGTCTCGAAGACAACGTCTACTATCACTACCGCGTTCTCGCTGAGAGCAATGCGCAACTTGTGGCTCGGCTTGTCCGTATTGCTCGCGAGTGTGGCCGGGAGATTGCCAGTCCGGCAGATGTCCGTGCGTTGCTCCAGCTTACGCCGCAGCCGGATATCCTGTCCTCGTAA
- a CDS encoding sigma-70 family RNA polymerase sigma factor, which yields MEHDRTQWSDDALVAAVVAGDFAAFNLLVERYQRLVYAVTRRVVHDAALAEDATQEAFIRAYRALDRYRGGNFRAWLLRIAANCAIDIVRAQRQQPTQSLDAMPVEPTGATPLAETAHPDPERVVDQVSLHSLLEAALAQLSPEQRLLVTLIDIEGLSYEEASDIAGIPVGTVKSRLSRARAALRSWLCADPARRELLTAYVRSLQQKEATAEPEQS from the coding sequence GTGGAGCACGACCGCACACAATGGTCTGACGACGCGCTGGTCGCCGCCGTAGTCGCCGGAGACTTCGCGGCGTTCAATCTGCTCGTCGAGCGCTACCAGCGGCTCGTCTACGCTGTTACTCGCCGTGTTGTCCACGATGCTGCCCTCGCGGAGGACGCAACCCAAGAGGCCTTCATTCGTGCCTATCGAGCGCTAGACCGCTACCGTGGGGGAAACTTCCGTGCCTGGCTACTCCGCATTGCCGCGAACTGTGCCATCGACATTGTACGTGCCCAACGCCAACAGCCGACCCAATCACTCGATGCAATGCCCGTGGAACCAACCGGAGCAACGCCACTAGCAGAGACGGCACATCCCGATCCCGAACGCGTTGTCGATCAGGTCAGTCTGCATTCCTTGCTCGAAGCAGCGCTTGCGCAACTCTCCCCGGAACAGCGGCTACTCGTCACCCTCATCGACATTGAAGGTCTAAGCTATGAGGAAGCCAGTGACATCGCTGGCATCCCCGTTGGGACGGTGAAGTCGCGGTTAAGTCGAGCTCGGGCTGCATTACGGTCATGGCTGTGCGCTGATCCAGCCCGCCGGGAACTCTTGACGGCATATGTGCGTTCTCTTCAACAGAAAGAGGCGACGGCTGAGCCAGAGCAATCATAG